The following nucleotide sequence is from Lysobacter panacisoli.
GCCAGTTCCTGCGGCGTGCGCGGCGTGCCGTGGCGGCGCAGGTAGTCGGGCGATGCGCAGAGCACGCGGCGATTCACCGTCAGCTTGCGCGCGACCAGTGAGGAATCGTCTAGCGCGCCGATGCGGATGGCGAGGTCGAAGCCGGAACTGACCAGGTCCAGCATCTGGTCGGTCAGGTTGATGCTGAGCCGGATCTTCGGATGCAGCGCGAGGAACTCCGGCAACAGCGGCGAAATGTATTGCCGTCCGAACGACGCCGACGCGGTCACGCGCAGGGTGCCGGCGATGTCCACGCCCGCCTGGCGCAGCCCGCCGGTCAGCGCTTCCAGGTCCTCGACCAGCGGGCGGCCCTGCTCGGCCAGCGCCGCGCCCTCGGGCGTGGCGTGGAGGCGGCGCGTGGTCCGGTGCAGCAGGCGCACGCCGAGGTCGCGCTCCAGCCGCTTCAGGCGCTGGCTGGCCACGGCCACCGACAGGTCCAGGCTGCGCGCGGCGGCACTGATCGAGCCCAGGTCCAGCACGCGCAGGAACAGCGCGATGTCGCCGATGCGGTCCATGAGGGACAGTTCCGATTATCAACGTAATGTTGAAACTACTTAGCCATCCTGATGGTTTGCGCTGAATATGCAAGCGCCTACGCTGCCGTCCTTTCGTCCAGGACGCCCACGATGGCCGCTCCCCTCTCCGCTTCCCTGCCTGCCCCGGCCACGCCGGGCGGGCGCATGCCGTTGGCGCTGTACGCGCTGACCGCCGGCTCGTTCGGCATCGGCTGTGCCGAGTTCGTGATCATGGGCCTGCTGCTGCAGGTCGCCGCCGATCTGCACGTCTCCATCGCCGCCGCCGGCCTGCTGGTGTCGGGCTACGCGCTGGGCGTGTTCGCCGGCGCGCCGGTGCTGACCCTGCTCACTCGCCGCATGCCGCGCAAGGCGGTGCTGATGGCGCTGATGGTGATCTACACCGTCGGCAACATCGCCTGTGCGATCGCGCCGGACTACACGACGCTGATGATCGCGCGCGTCATCACCTCGCTGACCCACGGCACGTTCTTCGGCGTGGGTGCGGTCGTCGCGACCGGACTGGTGCCGGCCGAACGCAAGGCGTCCGCGATTTCGATCATGTTCTCCGGCCTCACGCTCGCCACGCTGCTGGGCATGCCGGCCGGCGCGTGGCTGGGCCTGCACCTGGGCTGGCGCTCGACGTTCTGGGCGATGGGTGCGGTCGGCATCGTGTCGCTGCTGGTGATCGCGCTGCTGGTGCCGCGCAGTCGCGACGACAGCGCACCGGTCGCGCTGCGCGACGAACTGGCGACCATCGCACGACCGCAGGTGCTGCTCGGCCTGCTGATGACGATGCTGGGTTTCGCCGGTGTGTTCGTGGTGATCACCTACGTGCAGCCGCTGCTGACCCAGCTGACCGGCTTCGTCGACAGCGCGGTGTCACCGATCCTGCTGGTGTTCGGCGGCGGCATGGTGGTGGGCAACCTGCTTGGTGGACGACTCGCTGATCGCAAGGCCACGCCGGCGCTGCTCGGCACGCTGTTCGCGCTGGCCCTGGTGCTGGCTGCGATGGGTTTCGCGCTGCGCAGTCCGGTCGCGATGGTCGCCTTCGTCGGCGTGCTCGGCGTGGCCGCGTTCGCGACGGTGTCGCCGCTGCAGTTGCGCGTGCTGCGTCATGCCGAAGGTGCGGGCCAGAACCTCGCGTCGAGTTTCAACATCGCCGCGTTCAATCTCGGCAACGCGATCGGTGCGTGGCTGGGCGGCGTGGTGATCGACCGCGGACCGGGCCTTGCGTCGATCACCTGGTTCGCCGCCGCCGTCACCGTCGCCGGCCTGCTGGTCGCGGCGTGGAGCGTGTGGCTGGAACGCCGCGCACCGCAGCGCCTCGTACTGCCCGCCGGTTGCGCGACGGAAGGCGCGTGATCCTTCGACGACTTCGGAGAACCGCATGAACGCATCTGTTCCATCGAAGTTCCTGTTCGTCCTGATGGCCGCGCTGCTGACCGCAGCGCCGGCTTTCGCCGCACCGCCCGAACGCACGACGTGGATCCCGACGTGGACCGCGAGTCCGCAGGCGCGCTGGGACGGCGACTTCGCGTTGCCGACCAACCTGCCCTTCCATTTCTGGAACCAGACGGTGCGCCAGAGCGCACGCGTCAGCGTCGGCGGTCCGCGCATTCGTGTGCTGCTGTCGAACGCGTACGGCACGCAACCGCTGGTGATCGGCGCGGCGCATGTCGCGACACCCGCAAAAGACGGCGGCATCGTCGCCGGCAGCGATCGCGTGTTGACGTTCGGCGGCAAGACGTCGGTGACGATTCCCGCCGGCGCGCCGATGCTGAGCGATCCGGTCGACTTCAGCGTCGCTGCGCTTGCGGACGTGTCGATCAGCCTCCATTTGCCCGAACCGACCGCACCCGCGACCTTCCACTGGGATGCACGCCAGACTGCGTACGTCGGTGTGGGAGACCAGACCGGTGCGACGCGGATGAAACACGACGCGACGCTGACCACGCGCGTGTTCGTCACCGCCATCCAGGTCGAAGCGCCGGCGACGACGCGCACCGTGGTCGCGATCGGCGACTCGATCACTGACGGCAACATGGCGACGATGGACGCGAACACGCGCTGGCCGGACGTGCTCGCCGCCCGCCTCGCGCGACACGATGTCGCCGTGCTCAACGCCGGCATCTCCGGTGGACGCCTGCTGCGCGACCGCATGGGCGAGAACGCGCTGGCACGCTTCGACCGCGACGTGCTCTCGCAGCCGGGCATCGCATCGGCGATCGTGCTGATCGGCATCAACGACATCGGCTGGGATGGCACGCCGCTGGGCCCGCACGAAGGCGTCGCCAGCGCCGAATCGCTGATCGCCGGCTACCGCCAGCTGATCCAGCACGCACGTGCACGCGGCGTGCGCATCGTCGGCGCAACCTTGACGCCGTTCGAAGGCGCGCTGCAGGACACTCCCATGCGCGGCTATTTCACCGCCGACAAGGAGCGCGTGCGCCAGGCCGTCAACGCCTGGATCCGCGACGGTGGCGAGTTCGACGCGGTGCTCGACTTCGACGCGGTCACGCGCGATCCGGCAAAGCCGACGCGTTTCCTGCCGGCGTACGATTCGGGCGATCACCTGCATCCGGGCGACGCCGGTTACCGCGCGATGGCCGAGTCGATCGACCTTCGCGCCCTGCTCGGCGACGACGCCGACTCCGCCTCCCTCTCCCAACCAGGACCCACACGATGGAATACCGTCATCTCGGCCACTCCGGCTTCCGTGTCCCCGCGCTGAGCTTCGGCACCGGCACCTTCGGCGGCAAGGGCGAACTGTTCGGTTCGTGGGGCAACACCGACGTCGCCGAAGCCTCGCGGCTGATCGACGTCTGCCTCGACGCCGGCCTCAATCTTTTCGACACCGCCGACGTCTACTCCGGCGGCATGGCCGAGAGCATCCTCGGCGCGGCGATCAAGGATCGTCGCGACAAGGTGCTGATCTCGACCAAGGCGACGTTCCGTTTCGACGCGGACGATCCCAACGCGGTGGGTTCCTCGCGCTTCCACCTGCTGCGCACGATCGACGCGCAGCTCAAGCGCCTGGGCACCGACTACATCGACCTGTTCCAGCTGCACGGCTTCGATGCGAAGACGCCGGTGGAAGAAACGCTGTCCACGCTCGACGACCTCGTGCGCGCAGGCAAGATCCGTTACCTGGGCGTGTCGAATTTCTCCGGCTGGCATCTGATGAAGTCGCTCGCCGCGTCCGAACGCCACGGCTGGACGCGCTACGTCGCCAACCAGGCGTACTACTCGCTGATCGGCCGCGATTACGAGTGGGAACTCATGCCGTTGGGCCTGGACCAGGGCATCGGCGCGGTGGTGTGGAGCCCGCTCGGCTGGGGCCGCCTCACCGGCAAGATCCGCCGCGGCCAGCCGCGTCCGGAAGTGAGCCGCCTGCCGGGCAGTGCGGACTATGGTCCGCCGGTCGACGAGGAATACCTGTACCGCGTCGTCGATGCGCTGGACAAGGTCGCCGCGGAAACCGGCAAGACCGTTGCGCAGATCGCGCTCAACTGGCTGCTGCAGCGTCCGACGGTGTCGACGGTGGTGATCGGCGCGCGCAACGAGGAACAGCTCAAGCAGAACCTCGGCGCGGTCGGCTGGAACCTCACGCCGGAACAGGTCGCACTGCTCGACGAAGCGAGCGCGAAGACGCCGGCGTATCCGTACTGGCATCAGGCGGGATTCGCGGAACGGAATCCGTCGCCGGTGTGACCACGCGCCCCCTCTTCCGGCGCTTCGCGCCACCTTCTCCCACGAGGGGAGAAGGGAAGAGCCAATTCCCTCTCCCCTTGCGGGAGAGGGACAGGCCGCCGCAGGCGGCCAGGGAGAGGGGTCGGACCGCTTGCGACGCTGCGCGTCGCCCCTCTTCCGGCGCTTCGCGCCACCTTCTCCCGCGAGGGGAGAAGGGAAGTATCGAAAGTGAATCTGGAGCCTGCATGAAAGCCATCGCCCTCACCCGCTACCTCCCCATCGACGATCCGCAATCGCTGGTCGACGTCGAACTGCCCGATCCTGCCGCGCCGAAAGGCCACGACCTGCTCGTGCGCGTCGATGCGGTGTCGGTGAATCCCGTCGACACGAAGGTGCGTTCGCCCAAGCCGCAGGTCGAAGCGCAACCGAAGGTGCTCGGCTTTGATGCCGCCGGCATCGTCGAAGCCGTCGGCGAATCGGTCACGCGCTTCAAACCCGGCGATCGCGTCTATTACGCCGGCGACATCACCCGTCCGGGCAGCAACGCGCAATTGCAGCTGGTCGATTCGCGCATCGCCGGACATCCGCCGAAGTCGCTCGACCCGGCGCAGGCGGCGGCGTTGCCGCTCACCGCGCTGACCGCGTGGGAACTGTTGTTCCAGCGCATGCCGTACGACAGCGAGAACGGCGGTGCGGGCAAGACGCTGCTGATCATCGCCGGTGCCGGCGGCGTGGGTTCTTTCGCGATCCAGATCGCGCGACGTGCGGGCTTCACCGTGATCGCCACCGCCTCGCGCGAGGACACCATCGCGTGGTGCCGCGAGCTCGGCGCGCACCATGTCATCGATCATCGCCGGCCGCTCGGTCCGCAGCTGGCGGCGCTCGGCTTCGAGACCGTCGATGCCGCGCTCAATCTCTACGACACCAATCGCTACTGGGAACAACTCGGCGAGATCCTCGCGCCGCAGGGTCACGTCGGTCTCGTCGTCGAACCGAAGGAGCCGGTGCGCCTGGGCGATCCGTACAAGTTCAAGTGCATCGGCATCCACTGGGAAATGATGTTCGGTCGCCCGCGATTC
It contains:
- a CDS encoding zinc-binding alcohol dehydrogenase family protein, with translation MKAIALTRYLPIDDPQSLVDVELPDPAAPKGHDLLVRVDAVSVNPVDTKVRSPKPQVEAQPKVLGFDAAGIVEAVGESVTRFKPGDRVYYAGDITRPGSNAQLQLVDSRIAGHPPKSLDPAQAAALPLTALTAWELLFQRMPYDSENGGAGKTLLIIAGAGGVGSFAIQIARRAGFTVIATASREDTIAWCRELGAHHVIDHRRPLGPQLAALGFETVDAALNLYDTNRYWEQLGEILAPQGHVGLVVEPKEPVRLGDPYKFKCIGIHWEMMFGRPRFQTPDMDEQGRILDRVAALIDAGELRGTQRDSLSPIDAANLREAHRRLESGTTIGKLVLSGW
- a CDS encoding LysR family transcriptional regulator; the encoded protein is MDRIGDIALFLRVLDLGSISAAARSLDLSVAVASQRLKRLERDLGVRLLHRTTRRLHATPEGAALAEQGRPLVEDLEALTGGLRQAGVDIAGTLRVTASASFGRQYISPLLPEFLALHPKIRLSINLTDQMLDLVSSGFDLAIRIGALDDSSLVARKLTVNRRVLCASPDYLRRHGTPRTPQELAEHDCVLLVGSQGRQDVWRLGDGAGGETAVRVRGRVETNYGEMVRDMAVAGLGISVHSTWHVCEDLREGRLVQVLADHPIADSGIYAVMPQRRLVPPRVRALVDFLAERFADPPWEKCLREG
- a CDS encoding MFS transporter is translated as MAAPLSASLPAPATPGGRMPLALYALTAGSFGIGCAEFVIMGLLLQVAADLHVSIAAAGLLVSGYALGVFAGAPVLTLLTRRMPRKAVLMALMVIYTVGNIACAIAPDYTTLMIARVITSLTHGTFFGVGAVVATGLVPAERKASAISIMFSGLTLATLLGMPAGAWLGLHLGWRSTFWAMGAVGIVSLLVIALLVPRSRDDSAPVALRDELATIARPQVLLGLLMTMLGFAGVFVVITYVQPLLTQLTGFVDSAVSPILLVFGGGMVVGNLLGGRLADRKATPALLGTLFALALVLAAMGFALRSPVAMVAFVGVLGVAAFATVSPLQLRVLRHAEGAGQNLASSFNIAAFNLGNAIGAWLGGVVIDRGPGLASITWFAAAVTVAGLLVAAWSVWLERRAPQRLVLPAGCATEGA
- a CDS encoding SGNH/GDSL hydrolase family protein, whose amino-acid sequence is MNASVPSKFLFVLMAALLTAAPAFAAPPERTTWIPTWTASPQARWDGDFALPTNLPFHFWNQTVRQSARVSVGGPRIRVLLSNAYGTQPLVIGAAHVATPAKDGGIVAGSDRVLTFGGKTSVTIPAGAPMLSDPVDFSVAALADVSISLHLPEPTAPATFHWDARQTAYVGVGDQTGATRMKHDATLTTRVFVTAIQVEAPATTRTVVAIGDSITDGNMATMDANTRWPDVLAARLARHDVAVLNAGISGGRLLRDRMGENALARFDRDVLSQPGIASAIVLIGINDIGWDGTPLGPHEGVASAESLIAGYRQLIQHARARGVRIVGATLTPFEGALQDTPMRGYFTADKERVRQAVNAWIRDGGEFDAVLDFDAVTRDPAKPTRFLPAYDSGDHLHPGDAGYRAMAESIDLRALLGDDADSASLSQPGPTRWNTVISATPASVSPR
- a CDS encoding aldo/keto reductase; translated protein: MEYRHLGHSGFRVPALSFGTGTFGGKGELFGSWGNTDVAEASRLIDVCLDAGLNLFDTADVYSGGMAESILGAAIKDRRDKVLISTKATFRFDADDPNAVGSSRFHLLRTIDAQLKRLGTDYIDLFQLHGFDAKTPVEETLSTLDDLVRAGKIRYLGVSNFSGWHLMKSLAASERHGWTRYVANQAYYSLIGRDYEWELMPLGLDQGIGAVVWSPLGWGRLTGKIRRGQPRPEVSRLPGSADYGPPVDEEYLYRVVDALDKVAAETGKTVAQIALNWLLQRPTVSTVVIGARNEEQLKQNLGAVGWNLTPEQVALLDEASAKTPAYPYWHQAGFAERNPSPV